Proteins encoded together in one Variovorax paradoxus EPS window:
- a CDS encoding ABC transporter permease, which produces MTRRQPPALQAAGPVWRLASFAIAIGVLAPVLTLLWLAFGSGIGHWGPLFAHVLPQAALNTALLLAGVGTLVLVIGTGCAWLVTAHDFPGRGVLHWALLLPLAMPTYIVAFAYLDLLHPIGPVQGAIRWVLGFDSPRQFRLPDLRSMPGAIFVLGFVLYPYVYMTARAMFMTQPAHLLEAARTLGENRLGAFFRVALPLARPALAVGLSLALLETLNDIGASEFLGVNTLTVAVYTTWITRSDLAGAAQIACAMLFVVVALVWLERNGRRHQRFGSAQRMRAVQPRRLHGGAGWAATAVTALPVLIGFVAPALYLVWESAKRLHQGGGVSQGLIASLGNTLALAAGVTVVAVAAGLVVAWAARSQGSGINRARWQARAATLGYAVPGTVLAIGLLTPALAFDAALATAFGWQGLPLMSAGIVLVVACAIRFLAMPVGGIEAGLARIPPAIEQASRLLGESTAGTLRRVHLPLLQPAIAAGALLVFVDAMKELPATLLLRPANFDTLATWLYAEAARGTYEEGAIAALAIVLAGLLPVVLLARNQLGTTPAAPVPENT; this is translated from the coding sequence ATGACACGGCGCCAGCCACCGGCCCTGCAAGCTGCAGGACCGGTCTGGCGCCTTGCCTCGTTCGCGATCGCCATCGGCGTGCTCGCGCCGGTGCTCACGCTCCTGTGGCTCGCGTTCGGCTCGGGCATCGGGCACTGGGGGCCGCTGTTCGCGCATGTGCTGCCGCAGGCGGCGCTCAACACGGCGCTGTTGCTGGCTGGTGTCGGCACGCTGGTGCTGGTGATCGGCACCGGCTGCGCATGGCTCGTCACCGCGCATGACTTTCCGGGGCGCGGCGTGCTGCATTGGGCGCTGCTGCTGCCGCTGGCGATGCCGACCTACATCGTCGCCTTCGCATATCTCGATCTGCTGCATCCCATCGGCCCGGTGCAGGGCGCGATCCGCTGGGTGCTGGGCTTCGACAGCCCGCGCCAGTTCCGCCTGCCCGACCTGCGCTCGATGCCGGGCGCGATCTTCGTGCTCGGCTTCGTGCTCTATCCGTACGTCTACATGACGGCGCGCGCGATGTTCATGACGCAGCCGGCGCATCTGCTGGAAGCCGCGCGCACGCTGGGCGAGAACCGCCTCGGCGCATTCTTTCGCGTGGCGCTGCCGCTCGCGCGCCCTGCGCTTGCGGTGGGCCTGAGCCTCGCGCTGCTCGAAACGCTGAACGATATCGGCGCGTCGGAATTTCTCGGCGTGAACACGCTCACGGTCGCGGTCTACACGACTTGGATCACGCGCTCCGACCTGGCCGGCGCGGCGCAGATTGCGTGCGCGATGCTGTTCGTGGTGGTGGCGCTGGTCTGGCTCGAACGCAATGGCCGCCGGCACCAGCGCTTCGGCTCGGCGCAGCGCATGCGCGCGGTGCAGCCGCGGCGCCTGCATGGCGGCGCGGGCTGGGCCGCGACGGCGGTCACCGCGCTGCCGGTGCTGATCGGCTTCGTGGCACCGGCCCTGTATCTGGTCTGGGAAAGCGCCAAGCGGCTGCATCAGGGCGGCGGCGTTTCGCAGGGGCTGATCGCAAGCCTCGGCAACACGCTCGCGCTGGCCGCGGGCGTCACCGTGGTGGCCGTGGCTGCGGGATTGGTCGTCGCCTGGGCTGCGCGAAGCCAGGGCTCGGGCATCAACCGCGCGCGCTGGCAGGCACGCGCCGCCACGCTGGGCTACGCGGTGCCGGGCACGGTGCTGGCCATCGGCCTGCTCACGCCGGCGCTGGCCTTCGATGCCGCGCTCGCGACCGCGTTCGGCTGGCAGGGCCTGCCGCTGATGAGCGCGGGCATCGTGCTGGTCGTGGCCTGCGCGATCCGTTTTCTCGCGATGCCGGTCGGCGGCATCGAGGCCGGCCTCGCGCGCATTCCGCCCGCCATCGAGCAGGCCTCGCGCCTCCTCGGCGAAAGCACCGCCGGCACGCTGCGCCGCGTGCACCTGCCGCTGCTGCAGCCCGCCATTGCCGCGGGCGCGCTGCTGGTCTTCGTCGATGCGATGAAGGAGCTGCCCGCCACGCTGCTGCTGCGCCCCGCCAACTTCGACACCCTGGCCACCTGGCTCTATGCCGAGGCCGCGCGCGGCACCTATGAAGAAGGCGCGATCGCGGCGCTCGCCATCGTGCTGGCGGGGCTGCTGCCTGTGGTGCTGCTGGCGCGCAATCAACTGGGCACGACGCCGGCGGCACCCGTTCCGGAAAACACATGA
- a CDS encoding ABC transporter ATP-binding protein, protein MSSALHLESIQLAYDTPRGPHTVVDDFSLSLAAGDIACLFGPSGCGKTTVLRAIAGFEPLRAGTIRLDEVVLSSARSHLPPEQRRVGMMFQEYALFPHLSAAKNVAFGLRRLGRAAQQSRVAEMLALVGLADAGERYPHELSGGQQQRIALARALAPSPALLLLDEPFSNLDGATRERLTAEVRGILKQAGQTAILVTHNEAEAHAMADRIGVMHNGRITHWLATAT, encoded by the coding sequence ATGAGTTCAGCGCTGCACCTCGAATCGATCCAGCTCGCGTACGACACGCCGCGCGGCCCGCACACCGTCGTCGACGATTTCTCGCTGTCGCTCGCGGCCGGCGACATCGCCTGCCTGTTCGGGCCCTCGGGCTGCGGCAAGACCACGGTGCTGCGCGCCATCGCGGGCTTCGAGCCGCTGCGCGCCGGCACGATCCGCCTCGACGAAGTGGTGCTCTCTTCCGCCCGCTCGCACCTGCCGCCCGAGCAGCGGCGCGTGGGGATGATGTTCCAGGAGTACGCGCTGTTTCCGCACCTGTCGGCCGCGAAGAACGTGGCCTTCGGGCTGCGTCGCCTCGGCCGCGCGGCGCAGCAGTCGCGCGTGGCCGAGATGCTGGCGCTGGTCGGTCTCGCCGATGCGGGCGAGCGCTATCCGCACGAGCTCTCGGGCGGGCAGCAGCAACGCATCGCGCTGGCCCGCGCGCTCGCGCCTTCGCCTGCGTTGTTGCTGCTCGACGAACCTTTTTCCAACCTCGATGGCGCCACGCGCGAACGCCTGACCGCCGAGGTGCGCGGCATCCTGAAGCAGGCCGGCCAGACCGCCATCCTGGTCACGCACAACGAGGCCGAAGCGCACGCGATGGCGGACCGCATCGGGGTGATGCACAACGGGCGCATCACGCACTGGCTGGCAACCGCGACCTAG
- a CDS encoding glutathione S-transferase family protein, with translation MSQHAQPSQPLTLVSHLLCPYVQRAAIALGEKGVPFERVVIDLANKPQWFLDISPLGKVPLLKVQRADGTEAVLFESNVICEYLEETQPGARLHPEDPLTRAEHRAWMEFGSAILADLWGYETTQDAAVFEQKRLALVAKFERVEAALGAGPYFAGKNFSLVDAVFAPVFRYFEVFDTLIDSRIFAALPKVDAWRKALAVRPSVRDAVVPEYPQHLMEFLKRHEAHLLTAAA, from the coding sequence ATGTCCCAACACGCCCAACCCTCCCAGCCCCTCACCCTCGTCAGCCATCTGCTGTGCCCTTACGTCCAGCGCGCGGCCATCGCGCTCGGTGAAAAAGGCGTGCCCTTCGAGCGCGTCGTGATCGATCTCGCGAACAAGCCCCAGTGGTTTCTCGACATCTCGCCGCTAGGCAAGGTGCCGCTGCTGAAGGTGCAGCGCGCCGACGGCACCGAGGCTGTGCTGTTCGAGAGCAACGTGATCTGCGAGTACCTCGAAGAAACACAACCCGGCGCCCGCCTGCACCCGGAAGACCCGCTCACCCGCGCCGAGCACCGCGCGTGGATGGAGTTCGGCTCGGCCATCCTCGCCGACCTGTGGGGCTACGAGACCACGCAGGATGCGGCGGTGTTCGAGCAGAAGCGCCTCGCGCTGGTCGCGAAGTTCGAGCGCGTCGAGGCTGCGCTCGGCGCCGGCCCCTACTTCGCGGGCAAGAATTTCAGCTTGGTCGATGCCGTGTTCGCGCCGGTGTTCCGCTACTTCGAGGTGTTCGACACGCTCATCGATTCGCGCATCTTCGCCGCGCTGCCCAAGGTCGATGCCTGGCGCAAGGCACTGGCCGTACGCCCGAGCGTGCGCGATGCGGTGGTGCCGGAATATCCGCAGCACCTGATGGAATTCCTCAAGCGCCACGAGGCCCACCTGCTCACGGCGGCGGCTTGA
- the gloA gene encoding lactoylglutathione lyase — protein sequence MRFLHTMLRVGNLQRSIDFYTKVLGMNLLRTSENPEYKYSLAFLGFDKGNPDQAEIELTYNWGTESYDLGTAYGHIALGVPDAYAACEKIKAAGGNVTREAGPVKGGTTVIAFVTDPDGYKIELIQRAESAEGAGLR from the coding sequence ATGCGATTCCTTCACACCATGCTGCGCGTTGGCAACCTCCAGCGCTCCATCGACTTCTACACAAAGGTGCTCGGCATGAACCTGCTGCGCACCTCCGAGAACCCCGAGTACAAGTACAGCCTCGCCTTCCTTGGCTTCGACAAGGGCAACCCCGACCAGGCCGAGATCGAGCTCACCTACAACTGGGGCACCGAGAGCTACGACCTGGGCACCGCCTACGGCCACATCGCGCTCGGCGTGCCCGATGCGTATGCGGCCTGCGAGAAGATCAAGGCCGCGGGCGGCAACGTGACGCGCGAGGCCGGTCCGGTCAAGGGCGGCACGACGGTGATCGCCTTCGTGACGGACCCCGATGGCTACAAGATCGAGCTGATCCAGCGCGCTGAATCCGCTGAAGGCGCGGGTCTACGCTGA
- a CDS encoding DUF1697 domain-containing protein — translation MASPKKEKKTTTTSTRHVALLRGVNVNGITIKSADLKALFVELGFDAVRTVLASGNVLFDTDERDAGALRTRIEQALRKRFDYDAWIVLLTQKQVADMAAAYPFERIDEERHPYLVFGSDPAMLDEVMEKAGTVDPKLERLKQGKGVLYWQCPRGESTDTPVAKLLAKTRYKSSTTTRNLRTVEKLLTD, via the coding sequence ATGGCCAGCCCGAAGAAAGAAAAGAAGACGACGACAACATCAACGCGCCACGTCGCATTGCTGCGCGGCGTGAACGTCAACGGCATCACGATCAAGAGCGCCGACTTGAAGGCGCTCTTCGTCGAACTCGGATTCGATGCGGTGCGCACAGTGCTCGCGAGCGGCAACGTGCTCTTTGATACCGACGAGCGCGATGCTGGCGCGTTGCGCACACGCATCGAGCAGGCGCTGCGCAAGCGCTTCGACTACGACGCGTGGATCGTGCTGCTCACGCAGAAGCAGGTGGCCGACATGGCCGCGGCCTATCCCTTCGAGCGCATCGATGAAGAGCGGCATCCGTACCTCGTGTTCGGCTCCGATCCCGCGATGCTCGATGAAGTGATGGAAAAAGCCGGTACCGTCGACCCCAAGCTCGAACGGCTGAAGCAAGGCAAGGGCGTGCTGTACTGGCAATGCCCGCGCGGCGAGAGCACCGACACGCCGGTGGCCAAGCTGCTGGCGAAGACGCGCTACAAATCGAGCACGACGACGCGCAACCTCCGCACGGTCGAGAAACTTCTGACGGACTGA
- a CDS encoding haloacid dehalogenase type II, with translation MRAEFDASDLKVIAFDVFGTVVDWHSGIAAEVERALPGVEGATFALAWRAGYQPAMKAVMERIAAGEGGFTLLDELHLSMLEQVLRDFDLTDRLDTAAKRDLSRAWHRLPAWPDSVAGLTRLKKKFTICTLSNGNIGLLTEMAKRAGLPWDCVLSAEVFKAYKPDPRTYLGVAGVFDATPGQVMLAAAHHDDLAAARVCGLKTAYIERPHEFGRAQPKDVSPQPDNSLHARDINELADLLGC, from the coding sequence ATGCGCGCCGAATTCGACGCGAGCGACCTGAAGGTCATCGCGTTCGACGTGTTCGGCACGGTGGTCGACTGGCACAGCGGCATTGCCGCCGAAGTCGAGCGCGCGCTGCCGGGGGTGGAAGGCGCGACCTTTGCGCTGGCATGGCGCGCCGGCTACCAGCCCGCGATGAAGGCGGTGATGGAGCGCATCGCGGCGGGCGAGGGCGGCTTCACGCTGCTCGACGAGCTGCACCTGAGCATGCTCGAACAGGTGCTGCGCGACTTCGACCTGACCGACCGCCTGGACACCGCCGCCAAGCGCGACCTGAGCCGTGCGTGGCACCGGCTGCCGGCATGGCCCGATTCGGTGGCGGGGCTCACGCGGCTCAAGAAGAAGTTCACCATCTGCACGCTCTCGAACGGCAACATCGGCTTGCTGACCGAGATGGCCAAGCGTGCGGGCCTGCCCTGGGATTGCGTGCTGTCGGCCGAGGTCTTCAAGGCCTACAAGCCCGATCCGCGCACCTACCTCGGCGTGGCCGGCGTGTTCGATGCAACGCCGGGGCAGGTGATGCTGGCCGCGGCGCACCACGACGACCTGGCCGCCGCACGCGTGTGCGGCCTCAAGACCGCCTACATCGAGCGCCCCCACGAGTTCGGCCGCGCGCAGCCGAAGGATGTTTCGCCGCAGCCGGACAACAGCCTGCATGCGCGCGACATCAACGAACTGGCCGATCTGCTGGGCTGCTGA
- the eda gene encoding bifunctional 4-hydroxy-2-oxoglutarate aldolase/2-dehydro-3-deoxy-phosphogluconate aldolase: MAVDNNKLTALDVMRDAPVIPVIVLNDVKDAIPLARALVAGGIRMLEVTLRTPQALQCIEAIAKEVPEAVAGAGTIRSAADAQASALAGAKFGVSPGYTRAVGKACHDLGLPLLPGVATGSEIMTAQEDGYTQLKFFPALQAGGLPMLKAWQGPFGDVTFCPTGGIHAGNAAEFLALSNVACVGGSWIVPTDAIRDGDWSRIEQLARAASQLSR, encoded by the coding sequence ATGGCTGTAGACAACAACAAACTCACCGCCCTCGACGTGATGCGCGACGCGCCGGTCATTCCGGTCATCGTGCTCAACGACGTGAAAGACGCCATTCCGCTGGCGCGCGCGCTGGTGGCGGGTGGCATCCGCATGCTCGAGGTCACGCTGCGCACGCCGCAGGCGCTGCAGTGCATCGAGGCCATCGCCAAGGAAGTGCCCGAGGCCGTGGCCGGCGCCGGCACCATCCGCAGCGCGGCCGATGCGCAGGCCTCGGCACTGGCCGGCGCGAAGTTCGGCGTGAGCCCGGGCTACACGCGCGCGGTCGGCAAGGCCTGCCACGACCTCGGCCTGCCGCTCTTGCCCGGCGTGGCGACCGGCAGCGAAATCATGACGGCGCAGGAGGACGGCTACACCCAGCTCAAGTTCTTCCCCGCGCTGCAAGCCGGCGGCCTGCCGATGCTCAAGGCATGGCAAGGTCCGTTCGGCGACGTCACCTTCTGCCCCACGGGCGGCATCCATGCGGGCAACGCGGCCGAGTTCCTCGCGTTGTCGAACGTGGCCTGCGTGGGCGGCTCGTGGATCGTGCCGACGGATGCGATCCGCGACGGCGACTGGTCCCGCATCGAACAGCTGGCACGCGCAGCGAGCCAGCTGTCCCGCTGA
- the edd gene encoding phosphogluconate dehydratase gives MSSTHPTVRDVTDRIRERSHGTRSAYLARLAEIRGRDRGSERMGCANVAHAVAGIPANDKFKVVTERAPNLGIVTAYNDMLSAHAPYQGYPDIIKQEARRLGATAQVAGGVPAMCDGVTQGTPGMELSLFSRDVIAMSTAIALTHDMFDGALMLGVCDKIVPGLLIGALHFGHLPTVFVPAGPMPSGLSNNAKSKVREQAAQGLVGRQGLLDAEMAAYHTVGTCTFYGTANSNQMLLEAMGLHVPGTAFIQPGDAMRETLTREAVRTVLGKAGETAFNCPPIGEMVDERCIVNAMAALLATGGSTNHLIHWVAVARAAGIVIDWDDFSKLSDIIPLLTRVYPNGSADVNEFQAAGGPGFVIGELVDAGLMHADVLTVRAGGIREFANIPTLADSGEQRLSWTPAAPSKNDAVARTVAEPFSATGGLKLLSGNLGRSVIKVSSVPDDRHVIEAPARVFDSQAALHKAFTAGELERDVVCVVRWQGPQANGMPELHKLTPPLSVLQGKGFRVALVTDGRMSGASGKIPAAIHVSPEAAAGGPLAKVRDGDVIRLDAVAGTLAVLLPEDEWAARETATLPEAQRIADGHGLGRELFAGMRRNALTAEEGACSWL, from the coding sequence ATGAGCAGCACACACCCCACCGTCCGCGACGTCACCGATCGCATCCGCGAGCGCAGCCATGGCACGCGCAGCGCCTACCTCGCACGGCTCGCCGAAATCCGCGGCCGCGACCGCGGTTCCGAGCGCATGGGCTGCGCCAACGTGGCGCATGCCGTGGCCGGCATCCCGGCCAACGACAAGTTCAAGGTGGTGACCGAGCGCGCACCCAACCTCGGCATCGTCACCGCCTACAACGACATGCTCTCGGCCCACGCGCCGTACCAGGGCTACCCGGACATCATCAAGCAGGAGGCGCGGCGCCTCGGCGCCACCGCGCAGGTCGCGGGCGGCGTGCCGGCGATGTGCGATGGCGTCACGCAGGGCACGCCCGGCATGGAGCTGAGCCTCTTCAGCCGCGACGTCATCGCCATGAGCACCGCGATCGCGCTCACGCACGACATGTTCGACGGCGCGCTGATGCTCGGCGTGTGCGACAAGATCGTGCCCGGCCTCCTGATCGGCGCGCTGCACTTCGGCCATCTGCCGACCGTGTTCGTGCCCGCGGGGCCGATGCCCTCAGGCCTCTCGAACAATGCCAAGTCGAAGGTGCGGGAGCAAGCGGCGCAGGGCCTCGTGGGCCGGCAGGGGCTGCTCGATGCCGAGATGGCGGCGTATCACACGGTAGGCACCTGCACCTTCTACGGCACCGCCAACAGCAACCAGATGTTGCTCGAAGCCATGGGCCTGCATGTGCCCGGCACGGCCTTCATCCAGCCCGGCGATGCGATGCGCGAAACGCTCACGCGCGAGGCGGTGCGCACCGTGCTGGGCAAGGCGGGCGAGACTGCCTTCAACTGCCCGCCCATCGGCGAGATGGTCGACGAGCGCTGCATCGTGAATGCGATGGCCGCGCTGCTGGCCACCGGCGGTTCGACGAACCATCTGATCCACTGGGTGGCCGTGGCCCGCGCCGCGGGCATCGTGATCGACTGGGACGACTTCTCGAAGCTCTCGGACATCATTCCGCTGCTGACCCGCGTGTACCCCAATGGCAGCGCCGACGTGAACGAGTTCCAGGCCGCGGGCGGCCCCGGCTTCGTGATCGGCGAGCTGGTCGATGCGGGCCTGATGCACGCCGACGTGCTCACCGTGCGCGCCGGTGGCATCCGCGAATTCGCCAACATTCCGACGCTGGCCGACAGCGGCGAGCAGCGCCTGAGCTGGACGCCCGCCGCCCCGTCGAAAAACGACGCGGTCGCACGCACCGTGGCCGAGCCGTTCAGCGCCACCGGCGGCCTGAAGCTCCTCAGCGGCAACCTGGGCCGCAGCGTGATCAAGGTTTCCTCCGTGCCCGACGACCGCCATGTGATCGAAGCGCCCGCCCGCGTGTTCGACTCGCAGGCCGCCCTGCACAAGGCTTTCACCGCCGGCGAACTGGAGCGCGACGTGGTCTGCGTGGTGCGCTGGCAGGGCCCGCAGGCCAATGGCATGCCCGAGCTGCACAAGCTCACGCCGCCGCTCTCGGTGCTGCAAGGCAAGGGCTTTCGCGTCGCGCTGGTCACCGATGGCCGCATGAGCGGTGCGTCGGGCAAGATTCCGGCGGCCATCCACGTGTCGCCCGAAGCGGCCGCGGGCGGCCCGCTGGCCAAGGTGCGCGACGGCGACGTGATCCGCCTCGATGCAGTGGCGGGTACGCTCGCCGTGCTGCTGCCCGAAGACGAATGGGCCGCGCGCGAAACCGCGACGCTGCCCGAAGCGCAGCGCATCGCCGACGGACACGGCCTCGGCCGCGAACTGTTCGCCGGCATGCGCCGCAATGCACTCACCGCTGAAGAAGGAGCCTGCTCATGGCTGTAG
- the chrA gene encoding chromate efflux transporter → MDTDFSDAPSASPALSAPLQPVSFAEAFRFWLKLGFISFGGPAGQIAIMHAELVERRRWISEKRFLHALNFCMLLPGPEAQQLATYIGWLMHRTRGGIVAGALFVLPSLFILIALSWIYLRFGHVPVVAGIFYGIKPAVTALVLHAAHRIGSRALKNRWMWGIAAAAFVAIFAFDTPFPAIVLAAGLLGHFGARWAPGVFALGGGHGSASQSYGPALIDDDTPTPPHARFSRSHLAKILAIGLGLWLLAMGVLVATQGLQGTLTQMGWFFTKAALLTFGGAYAVLPYVYQGAVEHHQWLSGAQMIDGLALGETTPGPLIMVVAFVGFVGGWLKEVLGPDSLFLAGALAATVVTFFTFLPSFIFILAGGPAIEATHGKLGFTAPLSAITAAVVGVILNLALFFAYHVLWPQGFGGRFDAVSALIAVAAAVALFRLKVGVMPLLGACAAIGLAMTLLLPALR, encoded by the coding sequence GTGGACACCGACTTTTCTGACGCCCCTTCCGCATCCCCAGCGCTTTCTGCGCCCCTCCAGCCCGTTTCCTTCGCAGAGGCTTTCCGCTTCTGGCTCAAGCTCGGCTTCATCAGCTTCGGCGGCCCCGCCGGGCAGATCGCGATCATGCATGCCGAGCTGGTCGAGCGGCGGCGCTGGATCAGCGAGAAGCGCTTTCTTCACGCGCTGAACTTCTGCATGCTGCTGCCCGGCCCCGAGGCCCAGCAGCTCGCCACCTATATCGGCTGGCTCATGCACCGCACGCGGGGTGGCATCGTGGCCGGGGCGCTGTTCGTGCTGCCTTCGCTGTTCATCCTGATCGCGCTGTCGTGGATCTACCTGCGCTTCGGCCATGTGCCGGTGGTGGCCGGTATCTTCTACGGCATCAAGCCGGCCGTCACCGCACTGGTGCTGCACGCGGCGCACCGCATCGGCAGCCGCGCTTTGAAGAACCGGTGGATGTGGGGCATTGCCGCCGCCGCGTTCGTGGCGATCTTCGCGTTCGACACGCCGTTTCCGGCGATCGTGCTGGCAGCCGGCCTGCTCGGTCACTTCGGCGCGCGTTGGGCGCCCGGGGTTTTCGCACTCGGCGGCGGACATGGCAGTGCCAGTCAAAGCTACGGTCCGGCGCTGATCGACGACGACACGCCGACGCCGCCGCACGCGCGCTTCTCGCGCTCGCACCTCGCCAAGATCCTTGCGATCGGCCTGGGCCTCTGGCTGCTGGCCATGGGCGTGCTCGTTGCTACGCAGGGGCTGCAGGGCACGCTCACGCAGATGGGCTGGTTCTTCACCAAGGCGGCATTGCTGACCTTCGGCGGCGCCTACGCCGTGCTGCCCTACGTCTACCAGGGCGCCGTCGAACACCACCAGTGGCTGTCGGGCGCGCAGATGATCGATGGCCTTGCGCTGGGCGAGACGACGCCGGGTCCGCTCATCATGGTCGTGGCCTTCGTCGGCTTTGTCGGCGGATGGCTGAAAGAGGTGCTGGGGCCGGATTCGTTGTTCCTGGCGGGGGCGCTGGCCGCAACCGTCGTGACCTTCTTCACCTTCCTGCCCTCGTTCATCTTCATCCTCGCCGGCGGACCCGCCATCGAGGCCACGCACGGCAAGCTGGGCTTCACGGCGCCGCTGTCGGCGATCACGGCGGCGGTGGTGGGCGTGATCCTGAACCTGGCGCTTTTCTTCGCGTACCACGTGCTCTGGCCGCAGGGCTTCGGCGGCCGCTTCGACGCCGTGTCGGCGCTGATCGCCGTCGCGGCGGCCGTCGCCTTGTTCCGCCTCAAGGTCGGCGTGATGCCGCTGCTCGGGGCCTGCGCGGCCATCGGGTTGGCGATGACCCTGTTGCTGCCCGCACTGCGCTGA